In Promicromonospora sp. Populi, one genomic interval encodes:
- a CDS encoding DUF418 domain-containing protein translates to MSATVSPAGRIIALDVLRGIAILGTLASNVWIFSTPGGPAEWFSDGFAMADPIQRVLQALANGKFLGLLTLLFGVGLELQYRSMVRRGMPWPGRYALRASILFVEGLVHYILVFEFDVLMGYAIASVLAAYLIGRSDRVVRAWGGVIAAIYVTAILGLTALLVAMPDVSAGAGGAAAGASGAGAAADVSTASWLDQVLLRITHMEVFRIELLLIVPSATVLFLVGSRLVRAGMFSMTEDGARLRRRLAWVGLGAGVPLNALTTWAGQDWFLVDRYLVPPLVALGILALGTTLVDRAQRRAQARAQVEAQALERAQTQQLAQTQQLAQTQQLAQTQQQTQQEGQEQEGQEQEQVRALSPLPSPGRRLAGLLHRGVEGVGRTALSCYVLQNVLASAICYDWGLGLAGGSPWQVVAIWAVISTMLMVAAPLWLRRWSRGPIELLMHRVYDTRRR, encoded by the coding sequence GTGAGCGCCACGGTGAGCCCGGCCGGACGGATCATCGCGCTCGACGTCCTGCGGGGGATCGCGATTCTGGGGACGCTCGCCAGCAACGTCTGGATATTTTCCACGCCTGGCGGTCCCGCCGAGTGGTTCTCCGACGGTTTCGCCATGGCCGACCCCATACAGCGGGTGCTCCAGGCGCTGGCCAACGGAAAGTTCCTTGGGCTGCTCACCCTGTTGTTCGGGGTGGGCCTGGAGCTGCAGTACCGGTCCATGGTCCGGCGCGGCATGCCGTGGCCCGGCCGCTACGCCCTGCGGGCCTCGATCCTGTTCGTCGAGGGTCTGGTGCACTACATCCTGGTCTTCGAGTTCGACGTCCTAATGGGGTATGCGATCGCGTCAGTGCTGGCCGCGTACCTGATCGGGCGCAGCGATCGAGTGGTGCGCGCCTGGGGCGGGGTAATTGCTGCGATCTATGTGACGGCGATCCTCGGCCTCACCGCGCTGCTCGTTGCCATGCCTGATGTCTCCGCCGGTGCGGGCGGCGCTGCAGCGGGTGCTTCGGGTGCTGGGGCTGCTGCGGATGTGTCGACAGCCAGCTGGCTGGACCAGGTGCTGCTCCGGATCACCCATATGGAGGTGTTCCGGATCGAGCTCCTCCTGATCGTGCCGTCGGCCACCGTGCTGTTCCTTGTGGGCTCACGCCTCGTTCGCGCGGGCATGTTCTCCATGACGGAGGACGGAGCGCGGCTGCGTCGTCGGCTCGCGTGGGTCGGGCTGGGCGCGGGTGTGCCGCTCAACGCGCTGACAACCTGGGCCGGGCAAGACTGGTTCCTGGTGGACCGATACCTGGTCCCGCCACTGGTCGCTCTCGGCATCCTGGCGCTGGGTACGACCCTCGTTGACCGGGCACAGAGGCGTGCGCAGGCGCGTGCGCAAGTAGAGGCGCAGGCGCTGGAACGGGCGCAGACCCAGCAACTGGCGCAGACCCAGCAACTGGCGCAGACCCAGCAACTGGCGCAGACCCAGCAACAGACCCAGCAAGAGGGGCAGGAACAAGAGGGGCAGGAACAGGAACAAGTACGGGCGCTTTCACCGCTTCCGTCGCCGGGCCGGAGGCTGGCTGGCCTGCTGCACCGCGGCGTCGAAGGGGTCGGCCGGACTGCGCTGTCGTGCTACGTGCTGCAGAACGTGCTGGCTTCGGCGATCTGCTACGACTGGGGCTTGGGGCTCGCCGGTGGCAGCCCGTGGCAGGTTGTCGCGATCTGGGCGGTCATCTCGACGATGCTGATGGTGGCGGCCCCACTGTGGCTGCGTCGGTGGTCGCGCGGGCCGATCGAGCTGCTGATGCACCGCGTCTATGACACGCGTCGTCGGTGA
- a CDS encoding AAA family ATPase, giving the protein MNQADMSRADMNAAPGLLVVTGPPGSGKSTVSEALADRWEPSVLVEGDAFFAFLRRGSIAPWLPESHTQNDTTIRAAAAAAGRFAAGGMTVVYDGVVGPWFLPAFAALAGIDVIDYVVILPPVETCLDRVATRTGHGFTDLDAARHMHDDFVRATAPGSNPPGVVLTDLPDDVAGVTDTILAAVASGRARYKVDG; this is encoded by the coding sequence ATGAACCAAGCTGACATGAGCCGGGCTGACATGAATGCTGCACCAGGACTGCTGGTCGTGACCGGGCCACCTGGCTCTGGAAAGTCCACCGTGTCCGAGGCACTCGCCGACCGCTGGGAACCAAGCGTCCTCGTGGAGGGTGACGCGTTCTTCGCGTTCCTGCGTCGCGGGAGCATCGCACCCTGGCTGCCCGAGTCGCACACCCAGAACGACACGACGATCCGTGCGGCGGCCGCAGCTGCCGGGCGCTTCGCCGCGGGTGGCATGACGGTGGTGTACGACGGCGTGGTCGGCCCGTGGTTCCTGCCCGCCTTCGCTGCCCTGGCCGGAATCGACGTGATCGACTACGTGGTGATCCTGCCGCCGGTCGAGACCTGCCTGGATCGGGTCGCGACGCGCACCGGCCACGGCTTCACCGACCTCGATGCCGCTCGGCACATGCACGACGACTTCGTGCGGGCGACGGCGCCGGGCTCGAACCCGCCCGGCGTCGTGCTGACCGACCTGCCGGACGACGTCGCCGGGGTGACCGACACGATCCTCGCGGCGGTGGCGTCCGGGCGGGCCCGCTACAAGGTTGACGGCTGA
- a CDS encoding DEAD/DEAH box helicase, with translation MTAPSSTTSTPSAAPSTAPSTAGQPGSASGNPKPAGTLIPYLPAPTGKDPDPDVLFESFSEWAAAGGRTLYPHQEEALLEVMTGSHVVLATPTGSGKSMVAMGAQFAALAAHRSGRGGRTYYTAPLKALVSEKFFDLVAAFGSKNVGMMTGDSAVNPDAPIICCTAEILANVALRRGSSATSDSSATSDSSTSTTSSSDTPDDAISQVVMDEFHYYGDPQRGWAWQVPLLELKDTQFILMSATLGDTTLLREDIEERTGRPVAEVADAERPVPLTFSYVIEPLTDVIQELVTTHRAPVYVVHFTQKDAVDRAQSMLSMNVSSKSEKEAIIAEMGAFRFGTGFGKTLSKFLRHGVGVHHAGMLPKYRRLVERLTQKGLLKVVCGTDTLGVGINVPIRTVLLTSLVKFDGERMRHLSAREFHQIAGRAGRAGYDTVGEVLVMAPEHVIENRKILAKAGDDPKKLKKIVRKKAPSGSVNWTDATFERLRDADPEQLVSQFRVNHAMVLNVLARAGTGGRSGTGDDPIDAMRHLLTANHDTETQQAEHVRQAFRIYRSLRLAGVVEKVRVPSTGSDGARSDGAGSDGASLRPSARLMVDLPRDFALNQPLSPFALAAMDLLDVESATHPLDVVSVIEATLDDPRQVLMGQQNKARGEAVAAMKAEGIEYEERMELLEAVTWPKPLADLLEPAFQTYRRTNPWVADAELSPKSVVRDMVEKAMTFAEIVSVYGLERTEGVVLRYLADAYRAVRQVVPDEHRTEEVQEIIEWLGELVRGVDSSLLDEWERLANPVDDDADLVTDGELADAGAEAPVRPVTGNPRAFRRLVRNAMFRRVELAARESYGALAALGGGWDADAWGDALDPLFEEQGDDAIGIGPEARSAALLTILESGAELPGRANDSANDSANSASDGEQASDHDGTTGRVATGTWWVRQVLDDADRNHDWAITAQIDLAASDEAGEVVLTVVAVGQI, from the coding sequence ATGACCGCGCCCTCTTCGACGACCTCCACGCCATCCGCAGCCCCCTCGACAGCTCCCTCAACCGCCGGCCAGCCCGGCTCGGCGTCGGGCAACCCGAAGCCCGCCGGGACGCTGATCCCATACCTGCCCGCACCGACGGGCAAGGACCCCGATCCCGATGTCCTGTTCGAGAGCTTCAGCGAGTGGGCCGCCGCAGGCGGGCGGACGCTCTACCCGCACCAGGAGGAGGCGCTCCTGGAGGTCATGACGGGCTCCCATGTGGTGCTTGCGACCCCTACCGGCTCCGGAAAGTCAATGGTCGCCATGGGGGCGCAGTTTGCCGCCCTGGCGGCCCACCGGTCAGGACGGGGCGGCCGCACCTACTACACGGCCCCGCTGAAGGCGCTGGTCAGCGAGAAGTTCTTCGACCTGGTGGCGGCGTTCGGCTCGAAGAACGTCGGCATGATGACCGGCGACTCCGCGGTCAACCCGGACGCCCCGATCATCTGCTGCACCGCTGAGATCCTCGCCAACGTCGCGCTCCGCCGCGGCAGCAGTGCCACCAGCGACAGCAGTGCCACCAGCGACAGCAGCACGAGCACCACCAGCAGCAGCGACACCCCCGATGACGCCATCTCGCAGGTAGTCATGGACGAGTTCCACTACTACGGCGACCCGCAGCGCGGCTGGGCCTGGCAGGTGCCGCTGCTGGAGCTCAAGGACACGCAGTTCATCCTCATGAGCGCCACGCTCGGCGACACGACCCTCCTCCGCGAGGACATCGAGGAGCGCACGGGCCGACCCGTCGCCGAGGTAGCGGACGCCGAGCGCCCGGTGCCGCTCACCTTCTCCTACGTGATCGAACCGCTCACGGACGTCATCCAGGAGCTCGTGACGACCCATCGCGCCCCGGTGTACGTGGTCCACTTCACGCAGAAGGACGCCGTCGACCGCGCGCAGTCGATGCTGTCGATGAACGTGTCGAGCAAGTCCGAGAAGGAGGCCATCATCGCGGAGATGGGCGCCTTCCGGTTCGGCACCGGGTTCGGCAAGACGCTCAGCAAGTTCCTCCGGCACGGCGTCGGCGTCCACCACGCCGGGATGCTGCCCAAGTACCGCCGCCTCGTGGAGCGCCTCACCCAGAAGGGCCTGCTCAAGGTCGTGTGCGGCACGGACACCCTGGGCGTGGGCATCAACGTGCCGATCCGCACGGTCCTGTTGACCAGCCTCGTGAAGTTCGACGGCGAACGCATGCGACACCTCAGCGCGCGCGAGTTCCACCAGATCGCCGGGCGCGCGGGCCGTGCCGGGTACGACACGGTGGGCGAGGTGCTCGTCATGGCGCCTGAGCACGTCATCGAGAACCGCAAGATCCTGGCGAAGGCCGGCGACGACCCGAAGAAGCTCAAGAAGATCGTGCGTAAGAAGGCACCGTCCGGCTCCGTGAACTGGACCGACGCCACCTTCGAGCGCCTGCGCGACGCCGATCCCGAGCAGCTCGTCTCCCAGTTCCGCGTGAATCACGCGATGGTGCTCAACGTCCTGGCCCGGGCAGGCACCGGCGGCCGGTCCGGCACGGGAGACGACCCGATCGACGCCATGCGCCACCTCCTGACTGCGAACCACGACACCGAGACGCAGCAGGCCGAGCATGTGCGCCAGGCGTTCCGTATCTACCGGTCGCTGCGGCTCGCGGGTGTCGTCGAGAAGGTCCGGGTCCCAAGCACAGGCTCAGACGGCGCAAGGTCCGACGGCGCAGGGTCCGACGGCGCAAGCCTCCGCCCGTCGGCCCGCCTCATGGTCGACCTCCCCCGCGACTTCGCACTGAACCAGCCCCTGTCCCCGTTCGCCCTGGCGGCCATGGATCTGCTCGACGTCGAGAGCGCGACGCACCCGCTCGACGTCGTCTCCGTCATCGAGGCGACCCTCGACGATCCCCGCCAGGTACTCATGGGGCAGCAGAACAAGGCGCGCGGCGAGGCCGTCGCCGCGATGAAGGCCGAGGGGATCGAGTACGAGGAGCGCATGGAGCTCCTCGAAGCGGTGACCTGGCCCAAGCCGCTGGCCGACCTCCTGGAGCCGGCGTTCCAGACCTACCGCCGCACCAACCCGTGGGTGGCGGACGCCGAGCTCTCCCCCAAGTCCGTGGTCCGCGACATGGTCGAGAAGGCCATGACGTTCGCCGAGATCGTGAGCGTGTACGGGCTGGAGCGCACCGAGGGCGTGGTGCTGCGCTACCTTGCCGACGCCTACCGCGCCGTGCGCCAGGTGGTCCCCGACGAGCACCGCACCGAAGAGGTGCAGGAGATCATCGAGTGGCTCGGCGAGCTAGTGCGTGGCGTGGACTCGTCGTTGCTCGACGAGTGGGAACGCTTGGCGAACCCAGTGGACGATGATGCAGACCTCGTGACGGACGGCGAGCTGGCCGACGCCGGGGCCGAGGCCCCCGTCAGGCCGGTCACCGGCAACCCGCGCGCGTTCCGCCGCCTGGTCCGCAACGCGATGTTCCGCCGCGTCGAGCTGGCCGCACGCGAGTCCTACGGGGCGCTGGCCGCGCTGGGCGGCGGCTGGGACGCCGACGCCTGGGGCGACGCCCTGGACCCGCTGTTCGAGGAGCAGGGCGACGACGCCATCGGGATCGGACCGGAGGCGCGGTCCGCCGCGCTGCTGACGATCCTCGAGTCAGGCGCGGAGCTGCCCGGCCGCGCGAACGACAGCGCGAACGACAGCGCGAACAGCGCAAGCGACGGTGAGCAAGCCAGCGACCACGACGGCACGACCGGCCGCGTCGCGACCGGGACCTGGTGGGTGCGACAAGTGCTCGACGACGCCGACCGCAATCACGACTGGGCCATCACCGCGCAGATCGACCTGGCGGCCAGCGACGAGGCGGGCGAGGTCGTGCTGACGGTGGTCGCCGTCGGGCAGATCTGA
- a CDS encoding phosphotransferase — MTIPTGAVPVPDAVRELAGNALVTPVWTNELGGLTFRVDPSDEPVPDPSAAPGPGGAARQSPFFVKWAPRTDRSVAEGIDLADEAARMRWAAQYTPVPQVLEAGADENAEWLATVAIEARSAVDPRWLADPETAASAIGSGLRALHDALPIDRCPWTWSVSDRITGAELRAARGHAADGWAVETRARLLETPDHDRLVVCHGDACAPNTLLDDDGRWAAHVDLGALGVADRWADLAIATYSLDWNYGPGYEHLVYEAYGIDEDPERVAYYRLLWDLG, encoded by the coding sequence ATGACCATCCCCACCGGCGCAGTCCCCGTGCCCGACGCCGTGCGCGAGCTCGCCGGCAATGCGCTTGTGACGCCGGTGTGGACCAACGAGCTGGGCGGGTTGACGTTCCGGGTCGATCCGTCCGACGAACCGGTACCCGATCCGAGCGCGGCGCCAGGCCCAGGTGGAGCGGCAAGGCAAAGCCCCTTCTTCGTGAAATGGGCACCTCGCACGGACCGGTCGGTGGCCGAGGGTATCGACCTCGCCGACGAGGCCGCCCGGATGCGCTGGGCGGCGCAGTACACGCCGGTACCGCAGGTGCTCGAAGCCGGTGCCGACGAGAACGCCGAGTGGCTGGCGACGGTCGCGATCGAGGCGCGCTCCGCCGTCGACCCGCGCTGGCTGGCTGATCCCGAGACTGCGGCCAGCGCGATCGGATCCGGACTGCGGGCGCTGCACGATGCACTGCCCATCGACAGGTGCCCCTGGACCTGGAGCGTCAGCGACCGGATCACGGGCGCCGAGCTACGAGCGGCACGCGGCCACGCGGCCGACGGCTGGGCGGTGGAGACGCGTGCCCGCCTCCTCGAGACCCCGGACCACGACAGGCTCGTCGTCTGCCACGGCGACGCCTGTGCCCCCAACACCCTGCTCGACGACGACGGCCGCTGGGCCGCGCACGTCGACCTCGGCGCGCTCGGCGTCGCCGACCGGTGGGCCGACCTCGCTATCGCGACGTACAGCCTGGACTGGAACTACGGCCCTGGGTACGAGCACCTGGTCTATGAGGCCTACGGGATCGACGAAGATCCCGAGCGCGTCGCGTACTACCGGCTCCTGTGGGACCTGGGATGA
- a CDS encoding DUF222 domain-containing protein: protein MVVVIEMPQPAGEASGAPRAVADVVADLERVVDELVAVAGPGALDALESVGAGVGAVADRLTMLSPVLRQAVHRLDVLRVSWLPRIEVHGLWATDGSRTFPAWLSRREGVRYGTASRDVKAGRRLAAYLPATLAGALAGRVGPEQLRAMIDKAPTSEARAEALSEEVLVDPGVTELEVIGSGEPGDGEPEPEAEAEAETGAGEGEGEGDGPKGDVMTREELLLTHIDLNTPDGFRRIVDRFADQADPDADERGYRFAKEREHLELAKTLDGFHVRGFLTDEHGHALSTALESVMGKPTPGDDRTATQRRAQALADLARTALDNGRTGSGAAVRPQITVLVSLSEMDRLVGGTNDRDSAGAGAGAGAGGGGGGGAGGGLGAGAGGGAGAGTGSAPVRAGAAFGSVPPTLTGNGRDSVLPRSLFRRLACDSAITRVVFGPEGSVLDVGRAHRTVTGQMRRAVIARDRHCVYPGCDQPPSRCEVHHAIRHWADGGETSVANSALLCYHHHDLVDTTGITMRWRERVGGWAFTDRHGRPIAQPGWQTEAVVRSGTVAPPDWAG, encoded by the coding sequence ATGGTTGTGGTGATCGAGATGCCGCAGCCTGCGGGTGAAGCGTCCGGTGCCCCGCGTGCGGTGGCCGACGTCGTAGCCGACCTCGAGCGAGTCGTGGACGAGCTGGTGGCGGTAGCGGGCCCGGGAGCGCTTGATGCGCTGGAGAGCGTTGGTGCTGGCGTCGGCGCGGTGGCAGATCGGCTGACGATGCTGTCGCCCGTCTTGCGTCAGGCGGTGCACCGTCTCGATGTCCTGCGAGTGTCCTGGTTGCCGAGGATCGAGGTGCACGGCCTGTGGGCCACAGACGGGTCCCGAACGTTCCCGGCCTGGCTGTCCCGGCGCGAGGGAGTGCGGTACGGGACCGCGAGCAGGGACGTGAAGGCCGGTCGTCGGCTCGCCGCGTATCTGCCGGCAACGCTGGCGGGTGCGCTCGCCGGTCGGGTAGGGCCGGAGCAGCTGCGCGCGATGATCGACAAGGCTCCGACTTCTGAGGCGCGCGCCGAGGCACTGAGCGAGGAGGTCCTGGTGGACCCCGGTGTGACCGAGCTCGAGGTGATCGGGAGCGGCGAGCCCGGGGACGGCGAGCCCGAGCCTGAGGCCGAGGCCGAGGCCGAGACTGGAGCCGGTGAGGGCGAGGGCGAGGGCGACGGGCCGAAGGGCGACGTGATGACGCGGGAGGAGCTGCTGCTCACCCACATCGACCTGAACACCCCGGACGGCTTCCGGCGGATTGTGGACCGGTTCGCCGACCAGGCCGACCCCGACGCCGACGAGCGGGGATACCGGTTCGCCAAGGAGCGCGAGCACCTTGAGCTCGCCAAGACCCTGGACGGCTTCCATGTCCGAGGGTTCCTCACCGACGAGCACGGTCACGCGCTGAGCACAGCTCTCGAGTCGGTGATGGGCAAGCCCACCCCGGGTGACGACCGGACGGCGACCCAGCGGCGGGCTCAGGCGCTCGCCGACCTCGCACGCACGGCGCTCGACAACGGTCGGACCGGTTCTGGTGCCGCGGTGCGACCGCAGATCACCGTCTTGGTATCGCTGAGCGAGATGGACCGGCTCGTCGGTGGCACGAACGATCGCGATTCCGCCGGTGCCGGTGCCGGTGCCGGTGCCGGTGGAGGTGGAGGTGGAGGGGCGGGCGGAGGCCTAGGCGCGGGTGCGGGCGGAGGCGCGGGTGCCGGCACCGGGTCTGCGCCCGTCCGAGCCGGGGCTGCATTCGGGTCGGTCCCGCCGACGTTGACCGGGAACGGGCGGGACAGCGTGCTTCCGCGGAGCCTGTTCCGCCGCCTGGCGTGCGACAGCGCCATCACCCGGGTGGTGTTCGGTCCGGAGGGTTCGGTGCTCGACGTCGGCAGGGCGCACCGAACGGTGACCGGGCAGATGCGCAGAGCCGTGATCGCCCGGGACCGGCACTGCGTGTACCCGGGTTGCGATCAGCCGCCATCACGGTGCGAGGTTCACCACGCGATCCGGCACTGGGCTGACGGCGGCGAGACCTCCGTGGCCAACAGCGCGCTGCTCTGCTACCACCACCATGACCTGGTCGATACGACCGGCATCACCATGCGGTGGCGCGAACGGGTCGGAGGGTGGGCGTTCACGGACCGACACGGCCGGCCGATCGCCCAGCCTGGCTGGCAGACCGAGGCTGTGGTCCGGTCCGGCACGGTTGCACCGCCGGACTGGGCAGGCTGA
- a CDS encoding phosphotransferase, translating into MGRNSVGRKNVRRRARSSYLKWVPYAAACPDPLAEADRLIWAGSYTPVPRVLDVGWDEHGSWLLTAAVEAGGAITTSAIEPQWRALAERSAIAVGVGLRRFHDALPTDTCPYLRTAEVRVADLAAGLTAPRTATKRLRGRLRERIANRVTERDAEPATEPATISSALRNPPPVDRLVVCHGDATVPNTLLDEVGRFAAHVDVGDLGVADRWSDIAVTTRSVTRRYGPGLEPLVLAAYGVAPDHERTTYYRALWDAEEAVRTRRVASR; encoded by the coding sequence ATGGGACGGAACAGCGTCGGGCGCAAGAACGTCCGGCGCAGGGCGCGGAGCTCGTACCTCAAGTGGGTTCCGTACGCCGCGGCCTGTCCTGACCCGCTCGCTGAGGCCGACCGTCTGATCTGGGCCGGCTCGTACACCCCGGTCCCGCGGGTGCTCGACGTCGGCTGGGACGAACACGGCTCGTGGCTGCTCACGGCAGCGGTCGAGGCCGGCGGTGCGATAACGACGTCGGCCATCGAACCCCAGTGGCGCGCACTGGCGGAACGCTCCGCGATCGCGGTGGGAGTCGGGCTGCGCCGGTTCCACGACGCGCTCCCCACGGACACCTGTCCCTATCTCCGCACAGCGGAGGTGCGGGTCGCCGACCTCGCAGCCGGCCTGACGGCACCGCGCACCGCCACGAAGCGACTCCGAGGGCGACTCCGGGAGCGAATCGCGAATCGAGTCACCGAGCGTGATGCTGAGCCCGCCACTGAGCCTGCCACGATCAGCAGCGCCCTGCGCAACCCACCGCCGGTCGACCGGCTCGTCGTGTGCCACGGCGACGCGACCGTACCGAACACCCTTCTCGACGAGGTCGGCCGGTTCGCGGCACACGTCGATGTCGGCGACCTGGGCGTCGCGGACCGCTGGTCCGACATCGCGGTGACCACGCGCAGCGTCACCCGTCGCTACGGTCCGGGTCTGGAGCCGCTGGTGCTCGCCGCGTACGGCGTCGCCCCGGACCACGAGCGCACCACGTACTACCGAGCACTGTGGGACGCCGAAGAGGCGGTCCGCACCCGGCGCGTGGCATCGCGGTAG
- a CDS encoding lytic polysaccharide monooxygenase auxiliary activity family 9 protein, whose translation MNRARIATPQPRILLSALAALALAAAFLVAAPSALVPQAQAHGWITSPPSRADHCAKGTVSFDCGGLQYEPQSIEAPKGSTQCSGGSRFTVVDNASLPWPRTNISSSTTFRWQITANHATSTWEYFVDGQLVKTVNDGGAQPGSTVEHTLTGLPAGNHTIFARWNIANTVNAFYQCVDVTVTGSASASSGADSQAETSQTQLSSLGARGALRAV comes from the coding sequence GTGAATCGTGCACGCATCGCCACCCCCCAGCCCCGAATCCTGCTGTCCGCCCTCGCAGCCCTTGCGCTCGCTGCGGCCTTCCTCGTCGCCGCCCCGAGTGCGCTCGTCCCGCAGGCGCAGGCCCACGGCTGGATCACCAGCCCGCCGAGCCGAGCGGACCACTGCGCCAAGGGCACCGTCAGCTTCGACTGCGGTGGCCTCCAGTACGAGCCGCAGAGCATCGAGGCCCCGAAGGGTTCCACACAGTGCTCTGGCGGCAGCCGCTTCACCGTGGTCGACAACGCTTCACTGCCGTGGCCACGCACCAACATCAGCAGCAGCACCACGTTCCGCTGGCAGATCACTGCGAACCACGCCACGTCCACATGGGAGTACTTCGTGGACGGCCAGCTCGTCAAGACCGTGAACGACGGCGGCGCCCAGCCCGGCTCGACCGTCGAGCACACCCTGACCGGCCTGCCCGCCGGGAACCACACCATCTTCGCCCGCTGGAACATCGCCAACACCGTCAACGCCTTCTACCAGTGCGTGGACGTCACCGTCACCGGCTCGGCGTCGGCGAGCTCGGGGGCCGACTCGCAGGCAGAGACTTCGCAGACACAGCTCTCGAGCCTGGGCGCTAGGGGCGCGCTTAGGGCCGTCTGA
- a CDS encoding DMT family transporter, translating into MSIVTPDTSRPGVVDVGRQQRGQRSQTSTRGFGPAKSPSARRLSAGLVLAAVSAATFSLSGVFASGLLDTGWSPGAMVLARVAIAAVVVLPLGIVSLRGDWRPVRRNLGLIAIYGAVSVAGCQFAYFSAVQYMSIGPALLIEYTAPAVVVLWFWLRHGQRPTRATIMGTLLAAVGLVLVLELFSGAPGTASVNPVGVGWALVAMLGVSTYFVINANVDTGLPPLALAAGGLTTATLALGLLGVTGLMPLEYSSAPPVYAGTAVPWWLPVLGLGVVTAALAYVTGIGAGRLLGPRLSSFVGLFEVVSAIGFAWLLLGELPRTIQLVGGVLILAGVIAVQAGEKRVKEGPASGEPVNEVVVDELVVDEARALEDRIIEEPGLQEPAIEEPVTEGSATDAPSVEERPLP; encoded by the coding sequence ATGAGCATCGTGACACCTGACACCAGCCGGCCAGGCGTCGTCGACGTCGGTCGGCAACAGCGTGGACAGCGCAGCCAGACCAGCACACGAGGGTTCGGCCCTGCCAAGTCGCCGTCCGCGCGCCGTCTCTCCGCAGGCCTGGTGCTCGCCGCCGTCTCCGCCGCGACGTTCAGCCTCTCCGGGGTGTTTGCGTCCGGGCTGCTCGACACGGGCTGGAGCCCCGGCGCGATGGTTCTCGCGCGGGTCGCGATCGCGGCGGTCGTGGTGCTCCCGCTCGGCATCGTGTCGCTGCGTGGTGACTGGCGCCCCGTTCGCCGCAATCTCGGGCTCATCGCCATCTACGGAGCGGTCTCCGTCGCAGGCTGCCAGTTCGCCTACTTCTCCGCCGTCCAGTACATGTCGATCGGCCCGGCTCTGCTCATCGAGTACACCGCGCCGGCGGTAGTGGTGCTCTGGTTCTGGTTGCGGCACGGCCAACGCCCGACCAGGGCGACCATCATGGGCACGCTGCTCGCCGCCGTCGGGCTGGTGCTCGTCCTGGAGCTGTTCTCCGGCGCTCCGGGGACAGCCTCCGTCAACCCTGTCGGGGTCGGCTGGGCCCTGGTCGCGATGCTCGGGGTCTCGACATACTTCGTCATCAACGCCAACGTCGACACGGGCCTGCCGCCGCTCGCCCTTGCTGCCGGAGGTCTGACGACCGCCACTCTGGCGCTGGGGCTGCTCGGCGTGACTGGACTCATGCCGCTGGAGTACAGCTCTGCACCGCCGGTCTATGCGGGCACCGCGGTGCCCTGGTGGCTACCGGTGCTTGGCCTCGGTGTGGTGACCGCTGCACTCGCCTACGTCACCGGGATCGGCGCGGGCCGTCTCCTGGGTCCTCGGTTGTCCTCCTTCGTCGGGCTGTTCGAGGTCGTCTCCGCGATCGGGTTCGCCTGGCTGCTTCTCGGCGAGCTGCCCCGGACGATCCAGCTCGTCGGCGGCGTCTTGATCCTTGCCGGCGTGATCGCTGTCCAGGCCGGCGAGAAGCGAGTGAAGGAAGGACCGGCAAGCGGCGAGCCAGTGAACGAGGTGGTGGTCGACGAACTGGTGGTCGACGAGGCGCGGGCGCTCGAAGACCGGATCATCGAAGAACCGGGTCTCCAAGAACCAGCGATCGAGGAACCGGTCACCGAGGGATCGGCCACAGACGCGCCTTCCGTCGAAGAACGGCCTCTGCCCTAA
- a CDS encoding CGNR zinc finger domain-containing protein, whose protein sequence is MVFAHDTEESLQAAVTLVNAGEPPVSIATVRDLDAFFVEQNYTGRHDRTEPELHEVLALQPSLRELLTADRDSAAVLVNGMLANAGAVPQLVRHPPVDWHIHAVPADAPLATRILVETAMAMIDVIREDELSRLALCADSDCEGIVLDLSRNRSRRYCSTTCSNRNAQAAHRARRADQPATV, encoded by the coding sequence ATGGTTTTTGCTCATGACACCGAGGAATCGCTCCAGGCTGCCGTGACACTGGTGAACGCGGGCGAACCGCCGGTCTCGATAGCTACGGTGCGGGACCTCGACGCGTTCTTCGTCGAACAGAACTACACGGGACGGCACGACCGGACGGAGCCCGAGCTGCACGAGGTGCTCGCGCTGCAGCCGAGCTTGCGAGAGCTGCTCACCGCCGACCGGGACTCGGCTGCGGTCCTGGTGAACGGCATGCTGGCCAACGCCGGCGCGGTACCCCAGCTCGTCCGCCACCCGCCCGTCGACTGGCACATCCACGCCGTCCCGGCCGACGCGCCGCTTGCCACCCGCATCCTGGTGGAGACGGCGATGGCGATGATCGACGTCATCCGGGAGGACGAGCTCTCACGCCTTGCCCTGTGCGCCGACAGCGACTGCGAGGGGATCGTCCTGGACCTCTCCCGCAACCGGTCACGCCGCTACTGCTCGACGACGTGCAGCAACCGCAATGCCCAGGCGGCCCATCGGGCTCGACGCGCGGATCAACCGGCGACTGTGTAG